The following coding sequences lie in one Thermosulfuriphilus ammonigenes genomic window:
- the flgG gene encoding flagellar basal-body rod protein FlgG, which translates to MLRGLWSAATGMQAQQLKLDVVANNLANVNTSGFKKSRPDFEDLLYQELKLAGAQNAQGYTIPVGMEIGMGVRPVAVQKIFSQGDYEQTTNELDWAIEGRGFFKIISNGEELYTRAGAFKLDRDGYVVTPNGDRLQPEFAVPAGTVRIQLTSDGILSALDQNGNVLAQTQILIYDFPNPAGLYSIGRNLYRATVASGDPIEAVPGQDGLGTLAQGYLEKSNVDVVEEMVQMIITQRAYEVNSKAVQTADAMLELANNLKR; encoded by the coding sequence ATGCTACGTGGGCTATGGTCAGCGGCAACCGGGATGCAGGCCCAACAACTCAAACTCGACGTGGTGGCCAACAATCTGGCCAACGTCAATACCTCAGGGTTTAAGAAGAGCCGGCCGGATTTTGAGGATCTTCTCTACCAGGAACTGAAGCTGGCCGGGGCCCAGAATGCCCAGGGTTACACCATCCCTGTGGGCATGGAGATCGGCATGGGAGTGCGGCCGGTGGCTGTCCAGAAAATCTTCTCCCAGGGTGATTACGAACAGACCACCAATGAACTGGATTGGGCTATAGAGGGAAGGGGATTCTTTAAAATTATCTCCAATGGAGAGGAACTTTATACCCGGGCCGGGGCCTTCAAGCTTGATCGCGATGGCTACGTAGTCACTCCCAACGGAGATCGCCTCCAACCCGAGTTTGCTGTTCCCGCAGGTACAGTGCGTATCCAGCTGACCTCTGACGGAATTCTTTCGGCCCTTGATCAGAATGGAAACGTCCTGGCCCAGACCCAGATCCTTATCTATGACTTTCCCAATCCCGCCGGTCTTTACAGCATCGGTCGCAACCTTTATCGGGCCACAGTGGCCTCTGGAGACCCGATTGAGGCTGTTCCTGGCCAAGATGGCCTGGGTACTCTGGCCCAGGGATATCTTGAGAAATCAAACGTGGATGTAGTGGAAGAGATGGTTCAGATGATCATTACCCAGAGGGCATATGAGGTCAACTCCAAGGCCGTGCAGACGGCCGACGCTATGTTGGAGCTGGCCAATAACCTCAAGCGTTAG
- a CDS encoding flagellar basal body P-ring protein FlgI gives MKRIFILFTVLGVLFLTSAEAARLKDLANIQGVRSNQLIGYGLVVGLKGTGDGNQTQFTVQSIVNMLKRLGVTVDMAQVKVKNVAAVMVTAELPAFAKVGQKLDVLVSSLGDAKSLQGGTLLLTPLKGADGQVYALAQGPISIGGFAAGGAAGGGVQKNHPTAGRIPGGATVEREVPVDLLHRQEITLALRDYDFTTVTRATEVINAYLGAPYARALDGKTISVRIPDQYRHNIVGFIAEVERLEVNPDTVAKVVLDERTGTVVMGENVRISKVAIAHGNLSIQIKERPRVSQPPPFSPGATVVVPESQVSVTEEGNRIVVLEEGASIGELVRALNAVGATPRDLIAIFQAIKAAGALQAELKII, from the coding sequence ATGAAGAGGATTTTTATCTTGTTCACAGTCTTGGGGGTTCTGTTCTTGACCTCGGCTGAAGCGGCCAGACTTAAAGACCTGGCCAATATCCAGGGGGTCCGCTCCAATCAGCTTATTGGATACGGTCTGGTAGTGGGGCTCAAAGGCACGGGAGATGGCAACCAGACGCAGTTTACCGTGCAGTCCATTGTCAACATGCTAAAGCGCCTGGGAGTGACTGTAGATATGGCCCAGGTCAAGGTCAAAAACGTGGCCGCCGTCATGGTTACTGCAGAGCTTCCGGCCTTTGCCAAAGTGGGACAGAAACTCGATGTTCTGGTCTCTTCTCTGGGAGACGCCAAAAGCCTTCAAGGAGGAACCCTTCTTCTTACTCCCCTTAAAGGTGCTGATGGCCAGGTCTATGCCCTGGCTCAGGGGCCAATCTCCATTGGGGGGTTTGCCGCCGGTGGCGCTGCTGGAGGAGGGGTGCAGAAAAATCACCCTACTGCCGGCAGGATTCCCGGTGGAGCTACCGTGGAGAGGGAGGTTCCGGTAGATCTCCTCCATCGTCAGGAGATTACCCTGGCTCTAAGAGACTATGACTTTACCACGGTTACCAGGGCCACGGAGGTCATAAACGCCTACCTTGGGGCCCCCTATGCCCGGGCCTTGGACGGAAAGACCATTTCAGTTCGAATTCCCGACCAGTATCGCCATAACATCGTTGGGTTTATCGCCGAGGTAGAGCGTCTGGAAGTCAACCCCGACACCGTGGCCAAGGTGGTCCTTGATGAGAGAACGGGCACGGTGGTCATGGGGGAAAACGTTCGAATTTCCAAGGTAGCCATTGCTCACGGCAACCTGAGTATTCAGATCAAAGAAAGACCCAGAGTCAGTCAGCCGCCGCCTTTTTCTCCGGGGGCCACCGTGGTTGTCCCCGAGAGTCAGGTTTCGGTAACCGAGGAGGGCAATCGGATAGTGGTTCTTGAAGAAGGGGCCAGTATCGGAGAGCTGGTTCGGGCGCTTAATGCGGTAGGGGCTACCCCCCGAGATCTTATTGCCATCTTTCAGGCCATAAAGGCCGCTGGGGCCCTTCAGGCCGAGCTTAAGATCATCTAG
- the flgA gene encoding flagellar basal body P-ring formation chaperone FlgA yields MVKVLSLLLCLLLGGTATAETLSKEYFEHLFRERIMAQLPYDPQDIEITRFQCQPKEVSLPEGQFTVQVSQMGAIVRPGLVTMLVDITSRGRLVRRVRLLGRLEIYQKVPVLKRDLPRGSEITSRDLSLVRFPLSRLPQDLITDPEELKGKILKRSLRAGLPLRSSFLRARPLVHRGEMVTIVAESGSLRVTALGEAREDGAKGEIIRVRNLASRKEIMARVAGPNLVKVRF; encoded by the coding sequence ATGGTCAAGGTCCTATCCCTCCTTCTCTGTCTGCTACTTGGAGGAACTGCTACCGCTGAGACCTTGAGTAAGGAGTATTTTGAGCATCTCTTCCGGGAAAGGATTATGGCCCAGCTACCCTATGATCCTCAAGACATCGAGATCACCCGTTTCCAGTGCCAGCCAAAGGAGGTGAGCCTTCCCGAAGGGCAATTCACCGTTCAGGTGAGCCAGATGGGGGCCATAGTCCGTCCAGGGTTGGTGACCATGCTGGTTGATATAACCTCCCGGGGGCGGCTGGTAAGAAGGGTCCGTCTCCTGGGCCGCCTGGAGATCTACCAGAAGGTTCCTGTCCTCAAGAGGGATCTTCCTCGTGGCAGTGAAATTACCTCTCGAGACCTTTCTTTGGTCCGTTTTCCTCTAAGTCGTCTGCCTCAGGATCTGATCACCGATCCGGAGGAGCTAAAGGGCAAGATTCTTAAAAGATCTCTTAGAGCCGGGCTACCTCTGAGATCAAGTTTTCTTCGGGCCCGCCCCTTGGTGCATCGGGGAGAAATGGTGACCATTGTGGCTGAATCTGGAAGCCTGAGGGTGACGGCTCTGGGAGAGGCCCGGGAGGATGGGGCAAAAGGAGAGATAATCCGGGTTCGGAATCTGGCCTCCCGGAAGGAGATTATGGCTCGGGTGGCCGGGCCCAATCTGGTCAAGGTGAGGTTCTAA
- a CDS encoding flagellar basal body L-ring protein FlgH, protein MKAFSLRFLRGPAAVMVLLLAWGCTPSRQAGPPPVTPPPLAFPAPPRERPPEGSIFAGGSSAFLFEDLKARRVGDVVTVRIVESYLGTNNVSSKSQRKSSTEAGVSALLGFEKALESANPRFSASKMFGGSMTNTYDGYGRQSRQSQIKAEITARVTEVLPNGNLVIQGVRVVKLSDEYQYLTISGIIRPEDIAPDNTILSTKVSDAHIEYSGTGSATESGGVGIGWLARILQIIWMF, encoded by the coding sequence ATGAAAGCCTTCAGCCTTCGTTTTCTTCGTGGCCCTGCGGCTGTCATGGTTCTGCTCCTGGCCTGGGGATGCACTCCCTCCAGGCAGGCTGGCCCACCTCCGGTAACTCCACCACCACTTGCCTTTCCGGCTCCGCCACGTGAACGTCCGCCGGAGGGCTCCATTTTTGCCGGCGGCTCTTCGGCCTTTCTCTTTGAGGACCTTAAGGCCCGGCGGGTAGGAGATGTTGTTACCGTCAGGATCGTTGAAAGCTATCTAGGGACCAACAACGTTTCATCCAAGAGCCAGCGTAAATCAAGCACGGAGGCCGGGGTGTCGGCCCTTCTGGGCTTTGAAAAGGCCCTTGAGTCAGCTAACCCCCGATTTTCGGCCAGCAAGATGTTCGGGGGCAGCATGACCAATACCTATGATGGCTATGGTCGCCAGAGCCGTCAGTCTCAGATCAAGGCAGAGATCACTGCCCGGGTTACGGAAGTCTTGCCTAACGGGAACCTGGTGATTCAGGGGGTGCGGGTGGTCAAACTCTCCGATGAGTATCAATACCTGACCATTTCAGGGATTATTCGCCCGGAGGATATCGCCCCTGATAATACCATTCTCTCCACCAAGGTCTCCGATGCCCATATTGAGTACTCTGGCACGGGTTCAGCCACTGAGAGCGGAGGGGTTGGTATCGGCTGGTTGGCTAGAATACTGCAAATTATCTGGATGTTTTAG